One segment of Kiloniellales bacterium DNA contains the following:
- a CDS encoding EamA family transporter, with protein sequence MSTTVFLAVLAAALLHAGWNALVKGGGDKHLNMTAVVLGSLPIALGLLAFVPAPARESWGYLAAGVALHAGYHVFLLFSYRIGELTQVYPIARGSAPLLVAGVSVLFLGVPLTPAETLAVLVIAAGVMSTALVRRSDGLRNPQAALLAVVTGGFIAAYSLVDGNGARLAGTALGFYCWLTIGNVILFAAFIACTQPGLLLAVPLRAKQVFLLGGAATFIAYALVIWAFTQAPIALVAALRETSILFALVIGVGVLKERLDLAKVFSTLVTLLGAALMRLSKS encoded by the coding sequence GTGAGCACGACCGTATTCCTTGCCGTCCTCGCCGCGGCCCTGCTGCACGCGGGGTGGAACGCCCTGGTGAAGGGCGGCGGCGACAAGCACCTGAACATGACCGCCGTCGTCCTCGGCTCGCTGCCGATCGCCCTCGGCCTCCTGGCCTTCGTCCCGGCACCCGCGCGGGAGAGCTGGGGCTACCTGGCCGCCGGCGTCGCGCTGCATGCCGGCTACCATGTGTTCCTGCTTTTCTCCTACCGGATCGGCGAGCTGACCCAGGTCTATCCGATCGCCCGGGGCAGCGCGCCGCTCCTGGTCGCCGGGGTCTCGGTCCTCTTCCTGGGCGTGCCGCTGACCCCGGCCGAGACGCTCGCCGTCCTGGTCATCGCGGCGGGGGTGATGAGCACGGCCCTGGTCCGCCGGAGCGACGGACTGCGCAACCCGCAGGCCGCCCTGCTCGCCGTCGTGACCGGCGGATTCATCGCCGCCTACTCGCTGGTCGACGGCAACGGCGCCCGTCTGGCCGGGACGGCCCTCGGCTTCTATTGCTGGCTCACCATCGGCAACGTCATTCTCTTCGCAGCCTTCATCGCCTGCACCCAGCCGGGCCTGCTCCTGGCGGTGCCTTTGCGGGCCAAGCAGGTTTTCCTTCTCGGCGGTGCGGCGACCTTCATCGCCTACGCGCTGGTGATCTGGGCCTTCACCCAGGCCCCGATCGCCCTGGTCGCGGCGCTGCGCGAGACCAGCATCCTCTTCGCGCTGGTGATCGGTGTCGGCGTCCTGAAGGAACGGCTCGACCTCGCCAAGGTTTTCTCCACCCTGGTCACCCTTCTCGGTGCCGCGTTGATGCGCCTCTCGAAGTCCTAG
- a CDS encoding HD domain-containing protein, translated as MLKKTQDAYDLLVFLGAPGRLVLHAQLVGEAADELLDALRPLGLGIREDLVRLGVVLHDAGKILHPGELDAPGDAHEAAGERLLLEVGVQPEVARCCLSYARYESMEVSFEELLIALSDRLWKGVRVGALELRVVDAAAERLGKDRWDLFADLDVCFERIAAKGDRRLARSRSV; from the coding sequence GTGCTGAAGAAGACGCAAGACGCCTACGACCTGCTGGTTTTCCTCGGCGCGCCCGGGCGCCTGGTGCTTCACGCCCAGCTGGTCGGCGAGGCGGCGGACGAGCTGCTCGACGCGCTGCGTCCGCTCGGCCTCGGGATCCGGGAGGATCTGGTCCGGCTCGGCGTCGTCCTCCACGATGCCGGTAAGATCCTTCACCCCGGCGAGCTCGATGCGCCGGGCGATGCGCACGAGGCCGCCGGAGAGCGGCTGCTGCTCGAGGTCGGCGTCCAGCCCGAGGTGGCGCGCTGTTGCCTCAGCTACGCCCGCTACGAGTCGATGGAGGTCTCCTTCGAGGAGCTCCTGATCGCCCTGTCCGATCGGCTCTGGAAGGGCGTGCGCGTCGGCGCGCTCGAGCTCCGCGTGGTCGATGCCGCCGCCGAGCGGCTGGGCAAGGACCGTTGGGATCTCTTCGCCGACCTCGACGTCTGCTTCGAGCGGATCGCCGCCAAAGGCGACCGCAGGCTGGCCCGCAGCCGCAGCGTCTGA
- a CDS encoding universal stress protein, whose translation MRNIVVLVDLDEESSWRQALPTAIDYAGHAGARLHVLTIVPDEMFKMTVVAQLIPEDYEDKLIEDAKRRLAEIVAGQAAAEGPEIEPAVRLGSVYKEALRYARDVGAELIVLGAHKPELKDYLLGSNASQVVRHAPCSVWVVRG comes from the coding sequence ATGCGCAACATCGTGGTTCTCGTGGACCTGGACGAGGAGAGTTCCTGGCGCCAGGCGCTGCCGACGGCGATCGACTACGCCGGGCACGCCGGGGCGCGGCTTCACGTCCTGACCATCGTGCCCGACGAGATGTTCAAGATGACCGTCGTGGCGCAGCTCATACCGGAAGACTACGAGGACAAGCTGATCGAGGACGCGAAGCGGCGCCTGGCCGAGATCGTCGCGGGACAGGCCGCCGCCGAGGGCCCGGAGATCGAGCCCGCCGTGCGCCTGGGCAGCGTCTACAAGGAGGCCCTGCGCTATGCCCGCGACGTCGGGGCCGAGCTGATCGTCCTGGGCGCGCACAAGCCCGAGCTGAAGGACTACCTGCTGGGCTCGAACGCCTCGCAGGTCGTCCGGCACGCGCCCTGCTCGGTGTGGGTCGTGCGCGGCTGA
- a CDS encoding DUF2189 domain-containing protein, with amino-acid sequence MATIRNPIEWGADQFRRATQHAGSTGRALRGSEAGAEAGPLTVRRIGLEDLSEVLRRGMADFAACRTDVVFLCLIYPIIGLVLARLAFDHDLLPLLFPVASGFALLGPVAAVGLYEMSRRREQGGKASWSEAFGVIAAPAFGAIVVLGLILLAIFLLWLVAAQVIYLNTLGPEPPASLAAFIGEVLGTEAGWTMIAVGIGVGFLFALLVLATSVVSFPLLLDRDVGIGTAIGTSVRVAAANPLATAAWGLIVAGGLVLGSLPLFLGLVVVLPILGHATWHLYRRTVAQ; translated from the coding sequence ATGGCCACCATACGCAATCCCATCGAATGGGGCGCCGACCAGTTCCGGCGGGCGACGCAGCACGCCGGGTCGACGGGCCGTGCCCTGCGCGGGAGCGAAGCCGGCGCCGAGGCCGGGCCGCTGACGGTCCGGCGGATCGGGCTGGAGGACCTGAGCGAGGTCCTGCGCAGGGGCATGGCCGACTTCGCCGCCTGCCGGACCGACGTGGTCTTCCTCTGCCTGATCTATCCCATCATCGGCCTGGTCCTGGCGCGCCTGGCCTTCGACCACGACCTTCTGCCGCTGCTGTTCCCGGTCGCCTCGGGCTTCGCGCTGCTCGGACCGGTGGCCGCGGTCGGGCTCTACGAGATGAGCCGGCGCCGCGAGCAGGGCGGCAAGGCGAGCTGGAGCGAGGCCTTCGGGGTGATCGCGGCACCCGCCTTCGGCGCCATCGTCGTGCTGGGCCTGATCCTGCTGGCGATCTTCCTGCTGTGGCTGGTCGCCGCGCAGGTGATCTACCTGAACACCCTGGGGCCCGAGCCGCCGGCTTCCCTCGCCGCCTTCATCGGCGAGGTCCTCGGGACCGAGGCCGGCTGGACCATGATCGCGGTCGGGATCGGGGTCGGCTTCCTCTTCGCCCTGCTGGTGCTGGCGACCAGCGTGGTGTCCTTCCCGCTGCTGCTCGACCGGGACGTCGGGATCGGCACCGCGATCGGGACCTCGGTGCGGGTCGCCGCCGCCAACCCGCTGGCCACCGCCGCCTGGGGCCTGATCGTCGCCGGCGGCCTGGTGCTCGGCTCGCTGCCGCTGTTCCTGGGGCTGGTGGTGGTCCTGCCGATCCTGGGCCACGCAACCTGGCACCTCTACCGCCGGACGGTGGCGCAGTAG
- the pap gene encoding polyphosphate:AMP phosphotransferase: MFESLELAHEIGKAEYEAEEPLLRGRLIDAQFDLLESGDFPVILLLSGIDVLGRSAAAKQLLSWMDSRHIWPYAEMRPSEEERDRPRLWRFWRALPPKGRIGIFLNAWYDGPMRDYFLGRIGRGRFRDRIEEGLRFERLLAQDGALILKAFLFLPKKQSLKEHKKLKKAGTAAWKLSEDEAELGKAFAKRYDEAIEIIEGLVSATSAAHAPWIPIASADARYRDLTLGRTLADAVRERLAGAAPAIPSIGTSTLGSGSGPNILDSLDLGRALERDDYRARLKEEQRRLTALTLGRKFESRALVAVFEGNDAAGKGGSIRRVVQALDPRLTRVISVAAPSDEEKAQPYLWRFWRHVPRHGRITVFDRSWYGRVLVERIEGFASRHDWMRAYDEIRFFEEELTEAGIVVVKFWLAIDKKEQLRRFKEREKIGYKRYKITEEDWRNRKKWNAYRQAVHDMVDRTSTTAAPWTLVEANDKYHARVKVVKTLADRLKAEL, translated from the coding sequence ATGTTCGAATCCCTGGAGCTGGCGCACGAGATCGGCAAGGCCGAGTACGAGGCGGAGGAGCCGCTGCTGCGCGGCCGGCTGATCGACGCCCAGTTCGACCTGCTCGAGTCCGGGGACTTCCCGGTCATCCTCCTGCTTTCCGGCATCGACGTCCTCGGCCGCAGCGCCGCGGCGAAGCAGCTCCTGAGCTGGATGGATTCCCGGCACATCTGGCCCTACGCCGAGATGCGGCCCAGCGAGGAGGAGCGGGACCGGCCGCGCCTCTGGCGCTTCTGGCGCGCGCTGCCGCCCAAGGGCCGGATCGGCATCTTCCTCAACGCCTGGTACGACGGACCGATGCGCGACTACTTCCTCGGCCGCATCGGCCGCGGCCGCTTCCGGGATCGCATCGAAGAGGGCCTGCGCTTCGAGCGGCTGCTGGCCCAGGACGGCGCGCTCATTCTCAAGGCCTTTCTCTTCCTGCCGAAGAAGCAGAGCCTTAAGGAGCATAAGAAGCTCAAGAAGGCCGGGACCGCGGCCTGGAAGCTCTCCGAGGACGAGGCCGAGCTCGGCAAGGCCTTCGCCAAGCGCTACGACGAAGCCATCGAGATCATCGAAGGGCTGGTGAGCGCGACCAGCGCCGCCCACGCGCCCTGGATCCCCATCGCCAGCGCCGATGCGCGCTACCGCGACCTGACCCTCGGCCGGACCCTGGCCGACGCCGTGCGCGAGCGCCTGGCGGGTGCGGCGCCGGCGATCCCCAGCATCGGCACCAGCACCCTGGGCAGCGGCAGCGGCCCGAACATCCTCGACTCCCTGGACCTCGGCCGCGCCCTGGAGCGCGACGACTACCGCGCCCGGCTCAAGGAAGAGCAGCGCCGCCTGACGGCCTTGACCCTGGGCCGCAAGTTCGAGAGCCGCGCCCTGGTCGCGGTCTTCGAAGGCAACGACGCCGCCGGCAAGGGCGGCAGCATCCGCCGCGTGGTCCAGGCCCTGGACCCGCGGCTGACCCGCGTCATCTCCGTCGCCGCGCCCAGCGACGAGGAGAAGGCGCAGCCCTATCTCTGGCGCTTCTGGCGCCACGTCCCCAGGCACGGACGGATCACCGTCTTCGACCGCTCCTGGTACGGCCGGGTCCTGGTCGAGCGGATCGAGGGCTTCGCCTCCAGGCACGACTGGATGCGCGCCTACGACGAGATCCGCTTCTTCGAGGAGGAGCTGACCGAGGCCGGCATCGTCGTCGTCAAGTTCTGGCTCGCCATCGACAAGAAGGAGCAGCTGCGCCGCTTCAAGGAGCGCGAGAAGATCGGCTACAAGCGCTACAAGATCACCGAGGAGGACTGGCGCAACCGCAAGAAATGGAACGCCTACCGGCAGGCGGTCCACGACATGGTCGACCGCACCAGCACGACCGCCGCGCCCTGGACCCTGGTCGAGGCCAACGACAAGTACCACGCCCGGGTCAAGGTCGTGAAGACCCTCGCCGACCGCCTCAAAGCCGAGCTCTGA
- a CDS encoding adenylate/guanylate cyclase domain-containing protein, whose amino-acid sequence MRCHACGAVNRRSSSYCGFCGVAFATVCQKCGHENQPKAQFCSACGTVLESPPRDQAVERGTSHPAWGERKQGTVLFADLVGSTQLIAELDPEQAMERLRPSLGIMRAAVRRFGGTVIRSLGDGIMAVFGVPRTQEAHALLACQAAIAMQRAFESDGDAIKVRVGLHSGELVVSQDEDRPEPVPHGATIHLANRLEQMAEPGAICLTGDCYRLIKLHCDARALGPRTAKGFSKPVETYALLGVKPAVASQQFRAMNLTPFQGRVEDLRQLQRALQRSESGDAQVVGISGAAGTGKSRLCYEFAEWSRRRFIPVLEARALVSKQATPLQPVLEFLRLFLELSSSEDQAAARDRVQRHPTVAGLDAATDIPLLCQFLGIDDPEVEVPLRTQRTRQSRLREILGHMVRQRGEQPYIILIEDLHWLDSGSAEFVGAIVRAIAGTKAMLVVNFRRSYTADWMAQPHYEEIQLDELDAGPTSALVEQLVGDHAELRAVKARIVERCGGNPFFAEELVQSLAERGVIRGEKGDYRLGPRSEEDLLPASVQAIIGARIDALAPPEKNAIHIAAIIGKEFPLSIIEEVAGMPREEIETIIDRLHQAQLIEPRFGSSDQEYFFRHPLIQDVAYNEQLKSRRSELHAAVAVALIRQYSAKLDEFAALIAHHYEAAGEPARAAIYAARAAVWIGSAASAQALQHWHRVLRLLDDQPHTVMHDTLRMRASGQIAMFGWREGMTAEEARPYIDAALVWARKIDNSMTSLLLAADGRIAVASGYSADDYIAGIQEALTIEGDQGNPGRLATLNALFCHANFLAGYLTEALEANDRALQGVRAIDPFDEEFLGLDVEQWMQSLRGRILVRRGQFDDAEACLQKVLAIETSLLDPAVQFIPHLAFVDLACFRDDAELAREHASRIVQIAEKGQNPYLQVYALGCSGAALFAEKDFDGAASKLTEGVTFAQSAKAALEFEPEMMASLADCHYGAGAFGQAVSVAKQAIELAQRRGARMAECRASIIYSAALVAAQGERPKKALPLKFDQAEKLIEMTGASVFSKRLTRERALTLRKLNPCGAQEE is encoded by the coding sequence ATGCGATGTCACGCGTGCGGCGCCGTCAATCGTCGCTCTAGCAGCTACTGCGGCTTCTGCGGTGTGGCATTTGCCACTGTCTGCCAGAAATGCGGGCACGAGAACCAGCCCAAGGCGCAGTTCTGCAGCGCCTGCGGGACCGTCCTGGAGTCGCCCCCGCGCGACCAGGCCGTCGAGAGAGGCACCTCCCACCCGGCCTGGGGCGAACGCAAGCAGGGCACCGTCCTCTTCGCCGACCTGGTCGGCTCGACCCAGCTGATCGCCGAGCTCGACCCCGAGCAGGCGATGGAGCGGCTGCGCCCGAGCCTGGGCATCATGCGCGCGGCGGTGAGGCGTTTCGGCGGGACCGTCATCCGGTCCCTCGGCGACGGCATCATGGCGGTCTTCGGCGTGCCGCGCACCCAGGAGGCGCACGCCCTGCTCGCCTGCCAGGCCGCGATCGCCATGCAGCGCGCCTTCGAGTCGGACGGCGACGCGATCAAGGTCCGCGTCGGGCTGCACTCCGGCGAGCTCGTGGTCTCCCAGGACGAGGACCGGCCGGAGCCGGTGCCGCACGGCGCGACGATCCACCTGGCGAACCGCCTGGAGCAGATGGCCGAGCCCGGCGCCATCTGCCTGACCGGCGACTGCTACCGCCTGATCAAGCTGCACTGCGACGCGCGGGCCCTGGGGCCGCGGACCGCGAAGGGCTTCTCCAAGCCGGTCGAGACCTATGCCCTGCTGGGGGTCAAGCCCGCCGTCGCCAGCCAGCAGTTCCGGGCCATGAACCTGACCCCCTTCCAGGGCCGCGTCGAGGACCTCAGGCAGCTGCAGCGCGCCCTGCAGCGTAGCGAAAGCGGCGACGCGCAAGTCGTCGGCATCTCGGGCGCCGCCGGCACCGGCAAGAGCCGGCTTTGCTACGAGTTCGCGGAATGGTCCCGGCGGCGCTTCATCCCGGTCCTGGAAGCCCGCGCCCTGGTGTCCAAGCAGGCGACGCCGCTGCAGCCGGTGCTGGAGTTCCTGCGCCTGTTCCTGGAGCTCTCCTCGTCCGAGGACCAGGCCGCGGCGCGCGACCGCGTGCAGCGGCATCCGACGGTCGCCGGCCTGGACGCGGCGACCGACATCCCGCTGCTCTGCCAGTTCCTCGGCATCGACGATCCCGAGGTCGAGGTGCCGCTGCGGACCCAAAGAACCCGCCAGTCGCGGCTGCGCGAGATCCTCGGCCACATGGTCAGGCAGCGGGGCGAGCAGCCCTACATCATCCTGATCGAGGACCTGCACTGGCTAGACTCCGGGAGCGCGGAGTTCGTCGGCGCGATCGTGCGCGCGATCGCCGGCACCAAGGCGATGCTGGTCGTGAACTTCCGCCGGTCCTACACGGCGGACTGGATGGCGCAGCCCCACTACGAGGAGATCCAGCTGGACGAGCTGGACGCGGGCCCGACCAGCGCCCTGGTCGAGCAGCTGGTCGGCGACCATGCCGAGCTGCGCGCGGTCAAGGCGCGGATCGTCGAGCGCTGCGGCGGCAATCCCTTCTTCGCCGAGGAGCTGGTCCAGTCGCTCGCCGAGCGCGGCGTCATTCGCGGCGAGAAGGGCGACTACCGGCTGGGACCCCGATCCGAGGAGGACCTGCTTCCCGCCTCGGTGCAGGCCATCATCGGCGCGCGCATCGACGCCCTGGCGCCGCCGGAGAAGAACGCCATCCACATCGCGGCGATCATCGGCAAGGAGTTCCCGTTGTCGATCATCGAGGAAGTCGCCGGCATGCCGCGGGAAGAGATCGAGACCATCATCGACCGGCTGCACCAGGCCCAGCTGATCGAGCCGCGCTTCGGGTCCTCCGACCAGGAGTACTTCTTCCGCCATCCGCTGATCCAGGACGTGGCCTACAACGAGCAGCTCAAGAGCCGGCGCAGCGAGCTCCATGCCGCGGTGGCGGTCGCCCTGATCCGCCAGTACAGCGCCAAGCTCGACGAGTTCGCCGCCCTGATCGCGCACCACTACGAGGCCGCCGGCGAGCCGGCGCGCGCGGCGATCTACGCGGCCCGGGCCGCGGTCTGGATCGGCAGCGCCGCCTCCGCGCAGGCCCTGCAGCACTGGCACAGGGTGCTCCGGCTGCTCGACGACCAGCCCCATACGGTGATGCACGACACCCTGCGGATGCGGGCGAGCGGCCAGATCGCCATGTTCGGCTGGCGCGAGGGCATGACCGCCGAAGAGGCCCGGCCCTACATCGACGCGGCCCTGGTCTGGGCGCGCAAGATCGACAACTCCATGACCTCGCTGCTGCTGGCCGCCGACGGGCGGATCGCGGTGGCCAGCGGCTATTCGGCGGACGACTACATCGCAGGCATCCAGGAGGCCCTGACGATCGAAGGCGACCAGGGCAACCCGGGGCGCCTGGCCACCTTGAACGCCCTGTTCTGTCACGCGAACTTCCTGGCCGGCTACCTGACCGAAGCGCTGGAGGCGAACGACCGCGCGCTCCAGGGAGTCCGCGCCATCGACCCCTTCGACGAGGAGTTCCTGGGCCTCGACGTCGAACAGTGGATGCAGAGCCTGCGCGGGCGGATCCTGGTCCGGCGCGGGCAGTTCGACGATGCCGAAGCCTGCCTGCAGAAGGTGCTGGCGATCGAGACGTCGCTGCTCGATCCGGCGGTGCAGTTCATCCCGCACCTGGCCTTCGTCGATCTCGCCTGCTTTCGCGACGATGCGGAGCTGGCCAGGGAGCACGCCTCGCGCATCGTCCAGATCGCCGAGAAGGGCCAGAACCCCTACCTCCAGGTCTACGCCCTGGGTTGCTCGGGCGCGGCCCTCTTCGCCGAGAAGGATTTCGACGGCGCGGCCAGCAAGCTGACCGAAGGCGTCACCTTCGCGCAATCGGCCAAGGCCGCGCTGGAGTTCGAGCCCGAGATGATGGCCAGCCTGGCCGATTGCCACTACGGCGCGGGGGCCTTCGGCCAGGCGGTGTCGGTCGCCAAGCAGGCCATCGAGCTCGCCCAGCGGCGCGGCGCGCGGATGGCCGAGTGCCGGGCGTCGATCATCTACTCCGCCGCCCTGGTCGCCGCCCAGGGCGAGCGGCCGAAAAAGGCGCTGCCGCTCAAGTTCGACCAGGCCGAGAAACTGATCGAGATGACCGGCGCGAGCGTCTTCTCGAAGCGCCTGACGCGCGAACGCGCCCTCACGCTCAGGAAGCTGAACCCCTGCGGCGCACAAGAAGAGTGA
- a CDS encoding SDR family oxidoreductase: MADLEGKRALVTGSTKGIGRAIAAAFVAQGARAVVHGRDPAEVEAVRAEIGADAGVAGDLATAEGCAQVIAALPAAGEVEILVNNAGIFSVQDFFEIEDEEWLRYYQTNVLSAIRLCRALMPGMLERGRGRIVNVASEAGLRPLPTMIHYSMTKTDLIALSRGLAELTRGSAVTVNSLLPGPTWTAGVESYFEGLAAQEGKPVQEVIDTYFRAHEPTSLIQRFVTAEEVAEAAVFLAANGAVNGSALRVEGGIVRAL; the protein is encoded by the coding sequence ATGGCCGATTTGGAAGGCAAGCGCGCTCTGGTCACCGGCTCGACCAAGGGGATCGGGCGGGCCATCGCCGCGGCTTTCGTCGCACAGGGGGCCCGGGCCGTGGTCCACGGCCGCGATCCGGCGGAGGTCGAGGCGGTGCGCGCGGAGATCGGCGCCGACGCCGGGGTGGCCGGCGACCTGGCGACGGCGGAGGGCTGCGCCCAGGTGATCGCGGCGCTTCCCGCGGCCGGCGAGGTCGAGATCCTGGTCAACAACGCCGGCATCTTCTCGGTCCAGGACTTCTTCGAGATCGAGGACGAGGAGTGGCTGCGCTACTACCAGACCAACGTGCTCAGCGCCATCCGCCTCTGCCGTGCGCTGATGCCGGGCATGCTCGAGCGCGGCCGCGGCCGGATCGTCAACGTCGCCAGCGAGGCCGGGCTCAGGCCCCTGCCGACGATGATCCACTACTCCATGACCAAGACCGACCTCATCGCCCTGTCGCGCGGCCTGGCCGAGCTGACCCGGGGATCCGCGGTCACGGTCAACAGCCTTCTGCCCGGGCCGACCTGGACCGCCGGCGTCGAGTCCTACTTCGAGGGCCTGGCCGCGCAGGAGGGCAAGCCGGTGCAGGAGGTGATCGACACCTACTTCCGGGCGCACGAGCCGACCTCTCTGATTCAGCGCTTCGTGACCGCCGAGGAGGTCGCCGAGGCCGCCGTCTTCCTCGCCGCCAACGGCGCGGTCAACGGCAGCGCCCTGCGCGTCGAAGGCGGCATCGTCCGCGCGCTCTGA
- a CDS encoding putative quinol monooxygenase encodes MPAASFTPQELNDGFVVAIDIQAEDGEAETVAAILEGLIAPTMAEPGVKLFLPYRSPDDPARFFIFELYRNQDGWAAHQETAHFKAAVAELLPRVSRRERVPFLPFASR; translated from the coding sequence ATGCCAGCCGCCAGCTTCACGCCGCAGGAATTGAACGACGGCTTCGTCGTGGCCATCGACATCCAGGCCGAGGACGGCGAGGCGGAGACCGTGGCCGCGATCCTCGAAGGCCTGATCGCACCGACGATGGCCGAGCCGGGGGTCAAGCTGTTCCTGCCCTACCGCTCGCCCGACGACCCCGCCCGCTTCTTCATTTTCGAGCTCTACCGGAACCAGGACGGCTGGGCCGCGCACCAGGAGACCGCGCACTTCAAGGCCGCCGTCGCGGAGCTGCTGCCGCGGGTGTCGCGGCGCGAGCGCGTGCCTTTCCTGCCCTTCGCGTCGCGGTGA
- a CDS encoding GNAT family N-acetyltransferase has protein sequence MAAFGDPCLGFARPAMQFAAFHDLHLPALERDEARHNLPLGLLAAVRSGHAPEPRRWSLGGPGVCALQVAGRPIVLGDLGRRQCATLAEATRDEDYPAVQGPDLTARWFVARAMELGLGFGDPAPQQILALRAAPRDPRAPGRSRPVTTADAPLLADWMTDFNREAVPQDPPPEGPGLARKAGQGDYLFWEVEGRPVSLAGIVRRSRRAAAIGPVYTPPAQRGRGYAGAATAAVVKRIHAEGRTTACLYCDPRNPAAKRCYVKLGFEPVCDSWFNSRRAY, from the coding sequence ATGGCCGCGTTCGGCGACCCCTGTCTCGGTTTCGCTCGTCCCGCCATGCAGTTCGCCGCCTTCCACGACCTCCACCTTCCGGCGCTGGAGCGCGACGAGGCGCGGCACAACCTGCCGCTGGGACTCCTGGCCGCGGTCCGGTCGGGACACGCGCCCGAGCCGCGTCGGTGGAGCCTAGGCGGGCCGGGAGTCTGCGCGCTGCAGGTTGCGGGCCGGCCGATCGTCCTCGGCGATCTCGGACGGCGGCAGTGCGCGACGCTGGCCGAGGCGACCCGCGACGAGGACTACCCCGCGGTGCAGGGCCCGGACCTGACGGCGCGCTGGTTCGTCGCGCGCGCGATGGAGCTGGGGCTCGGCTTCGGCGACCCCGCGCCACAGCAGATCCTGGCGCTGCGCGCGGCGCCGCGCGACCCTCGGGCCCCCGGCCGGTCGCGCCCGGTCACGACCGCCGACGCCCCGCTCTTGGCCGACTGGATGACCGACTTTAACCGCGAGGCCGTTCCCCAGGACCCGCCGCCCGAAGGGCCGGGCCTGGCGCGCAAGGCGGGCCAGGGCGACTATCTCTTCTGGGAAGTCGAGGGCCGGCCGGTCTCCCTGGCCGGCATCGTGCGCCGCAGCCGCCGCGCCGCGGCCATCGGCCCGGTCTACACGCCGCCCGCGCAGCGCGGCCGCGGCTACGCCGGCGCGGCCACCGCCGCGGTGGTGAAACGGATCCATGCCGAGGGTCGGACCACGGCCTGCCTCTACTGCGACCCCCGCAATCCCGCCGCCAAGCGCTGCTACGTCAAGCTCGGCTTCGAGCCCGTCTGCG